In Vitis vinifera cultivar Pinot Noir 40024 chromosome 17, ASM3070453v1, one genomic interval encodes:
- the LOC100267942 gene encoding ribulose bisphosphate carboxylase small subunit, chloroplastic, whose translation MASSMVSSATVATINRATPAQANMVAPFTGLKSLSTFPGTRKANTDITSVASNGGRVRCMKVWPTEGLMKFETLSYLPPLNDEQLCKEVDYLLRMKWIPCLEFTKLYPYPHREHNRSPGYYDGRYWTMWKLPMFGCTDSAQVIKEVQEARTAYPDAHIRIIGFDNNRQVQCIAFIAYKPS comes from the exons ATGGCTTCCTCCATGGTCTCCTCCGCCACCGTGGCTACAATCAACCGTGCTACCCCGGCTCAGGCCAACATGGTGGCCCCCTTCACCGGACTCAAATCTTTGTCGACTTTCCCTGGCACCCGAAAAGCCAACACCGACATCACCTCCGTCGCTAGCAATGGTGGCCGAGTTCGCTGCATGAAG GTTTGGCCTACAGAAGGGTTGATGAAGTTCGAGACTCTCTCATACCTCCCACCCCTCAACGACGAACAGCTATGCAAGGAAGTGGATTACCTTCTCCGCATGAAATGGATTCCTTGCTTGGAATTCACCAAGCTG TACCCATACCCCCACAGAGAGCACAACAGATCGCCAGGATACTACGACGGAAGGTACTGGACCATGTGGAAGCTGCCCATGTTCGGGTGCACTGACTCAGCCCAGGTGATTAAGGAGGTGCAAGAAGCCAGGACCGCGTACCCTGACGCCCACATCCGAATCATCGGATTCGACAATAACCGCCAAGTGCAATGCATCGCTTTCATTGCCTACAAGCCCAGCTGA
- the LOC100254382 gene encoding kinesin-like protein KIN-14P has product MDSTLDYNAKKYGGIGSFRVSGNGDVFEPMATHNADDKDKKRAIVAEWLNSMLPNLNLPVKASVEELRACLIDGAVLCRFLNRLRPGSVSEVRDYDHSSGMRYENVKKFLEALDALGMPGFEIADLEKGSMKTVLECILTLKAHTIPTVCGNNFPFSSSFSKSGNIGPQVDDPSRGPTPCGEDRQKSFSESKFQRALRSPVKSEPSAALIYHVGHKFHEVFQLKQGRYADIPAAKLTEMMKSNSLDNAPTQSLLSVVNGILDESVERKNEEIPHRVACLLRKVVQEIERRISTQAEHLRTQNNLFKSREEKYQSRIRVLETLATGTNDENQIVLNHLQQIKTKKANVEDKKKLEEDMARLIKEKDDTNLEISSLKQEMEMARKKEKEQYHLELSALKQELEIARKKEKDPNDSKILVLRQELEMAKKKKDQSGIEISALKQELEIANKEKDQNNIEITALKQELEIARKTYEEHFSEMEKQGMGDKAEFEKRSRELEQLLADSRNKINKLEAYSGLEGQRWDKKEQSYLRLVNFLFSALQGLRSTSESIKKEVLETQKSYSEDFKCLGVKLKALVDASENYHAVLAENRRLYNEVQDLKGNIRVYCRIRPFLRGQNGKQTTIEYIGEDGELGIVNPSKQGKDSHRLFKFNKVYGPAATQAEVFSDTQPLVRSVLDGYNVCIFAYGQTGSGKTYTMTGPNAASKEEWGVNYRALSDLFEITQSRRSSFMYEIGVQMVEIYNEQVRDLLSSDSSQKKLGILTTSQPHGLAVPDATMLPVKSTSDVMELMDIGQKNRSVGATAMNERSSRSHSIVTIHAWGTDLKTGASLRGSLHLVDLAGSERVDRSEVTGERLREAQHINKSLSALGDVIFALAQKSSHVPYRNSKLTQVLQSSLGGQAKTLMFVQLNPDVNSFSETASTLKFAERVSGVELGAARSSKEGRDVKELMDQVASLKDTIAKKDEEIERLQLLKDLKNVHPGLNCERSVTGSFKYGSSPPSRNFVGGTAQLSQKLPGGKGLGPAERAASDQDNSSEYSDKHSDADSQQSMEDFKQPNESLRKSKLAGGDIGQNNPADASTLGFGETDCDERSSDTSDGGFPMRTENNGPAQSKASETTEKSKPASRITRPPQRTLRTSSPPPSHLKDSPKAATGMRRSATISGTGSSTFTKPPRRWQ; this is encoded by the exons ATGGACTCTACATTGGATTACAACGCAAAGAAATATGGGGGAATTGGCAGTTTCAGAGTATCTGGTAATGGGGATGTTTTTGAACCAATGGCAACTCATAATGCTGATGATAAAG ACAAGAAGCGAGCCATTGTGGCGGAGTGGTTAAATTCCATGCTTCCTAATTTAAATTTGCCAGTAAAAGCTTCAGTAGAGGAATTGAGGGCCTGCTTGATTGATGGTGCTGTTTTATGTCGGTTTTTGAACAGACTGAGACCTGGTTCTGTGAGTGAG gtGCGTGATTATGATCATTCTTCTGGGATGCGCtatgaaaatgttaaaaagtttCTGGAGGCTTTGGACGCATTAGGGATGCCCGGGTTTGAAATTGCAGACCTGGAAAAG GGATCTATGAAGACTGTTTTGGAGTGCATTTTAACACTTAAAGCACACACTATACCAACTGTATGTGGAAATAATTTTCCATTCAGTAGTTCATTTTCTAAATCTGGAAACATTGGTCCTCAAGTGGATGATCCTTCGCGTGGGCCTACACCATGTGGAGAAGACAGGCAAAAGAGTTTTTCAGAATCCAAATTTCAACGTGCTTTGCGTAGTCCTGTCAAGTCTG AGCCATCAGCTGCATTAATATATCATGTGGGACACAAGTTCCATGAGGTGTTTCAACTGAAACAAGGACGCTATGCGGATATTCCTGCTGCTAAGCTTACagaaatgatgaaatctaaCAGTTTAGAT AATGCCCCAACTCAGTCACTTTTGAGTGTTGTGAATGGAATTCTAGATGAAAGCGTTGAAAGGAAGAATGAAGAGATACCTCAC cGTGTGGCATGTCTATTGAGAAAAGTTGTGCAGGAAATTGAGCGGCGAATATCAACTCAAGCAGAACACTTAAGAACT CAAAACAATCTCTTTAAGTCTCGGGAAGAGAAATACCAGTCGAGAATCAGAGTACTTGAAACCCTTGCAACTGGGACTAATGATGAAAACCAG ATTGTATTGAATCATCTCCAGCAGATAAAG ACTAAAAAGGCCAATGTGGAAGACAAGAAGAAGCTTGAGGAGGATATGGCTAGACTGATAAAAGAGAAGGATGACACAAATCTTGAAATTTCTTCTCTGAAGCAAGAAATGGAAATGGCCCGGAAGAAAGAGAAGGAGCAATACCATCTGGAACTTTCAGCTTTAAAGCAAGAACTGGAAATAGCAAGGAAGAAAGAGAAGGATCCAAATGATTCTAAAATTTTGGTTCTGAGGCAAGAACTGGAAATGgccaagaagaagaaggatcAAAGTGGCATTGAAATTTCAGCTTTGAAGCAAGAACTTGAAATAGCCAACAAAGAGAAGGATCAAAATAATATCGAAATTACTGCTCTGAAGCAAGAACTGGAAATAGCCAGGAAGACATATGAAGAACATTTCTCAGAAATGGAAAAGCAAGGTATGGGAGATAAAGCAGAGTTTGAGAAGAGGTCAAGGGAACTTGAGCAGCTCCTAGCCGATTCAAggaataagataaataaacttGAGGCTTATTCTGGGTTAGAAGGCCAAAGGTGGGATAAGAAAGAGCAAAGCTACCTGAGACTTGTGAATTTTCTATTCAGTGCCTTGCAG GGATTGAGGTCCACTTCCGAGTCCATCAAGAAAGAAGTATTGGAAACACAGAAGAGCTATTCAGAGGATTTTAAATGCTTAG GAGTAAAGCTAAAAGCATTAGTAGATGCCTCTGAAAACTATCATGCAGTTCTTGCTGAAAATAGGAGACTTTATAATGAGGTTCAAGATTTAAAAG GAAACATTAGGGTGTATTGCCGGATAAGGCCATTTCTCCGTGGGCAGAATGGAAAGCAGACAACCATAGAATATATTGGTGAAGATGGGGAGCTCGGTATTGTGAATCCCTCAAAACAAGGAAAAGACAGTCATCGGTTGTTCAAATTCAATAAGGTCTATGGCCCAGCTGCTACTCAAG CTGAGGTGTTTTCTGACACTCAACCCTTGGTACGATCTGTTCTTGATGGCtataatgtatgtatatttGCTTATGGTCAAACTGGTTCGGGCAAGACATACACAATG ACTGGCCCCAATGCAGCATCCAAGGAGGAATGGGGTGTCAATTATCGTGCACTAAGTGACCTCTTTGAGATCACTCAAAGCAGGAGAAGCTCATTTATGTATGAAATTGGAGTTCAAATGGTTGAAATATACAATGAACAAGTGCGTGATTTACTATCAAGTGATAGTTCTCAAAAAAA ACTTGGGATTTTGACTACCTCTCAGCCCCATGGGTTAGCTGTTCCTGATGCTACCATGCTCCCAGTCAAATCAACCTCAGATGTAATGGAATTAATGGACATTGGACAAAAGAATAGATCTGTAGGTGCCACTGCTATGAATGAAAGAAGTAGCCGCTCCCACAG TATTGTAACTATTCATGCTTGGGGGACGGATTTGAAGACTGGTGCTTCTTTGCGTGGCAGTCTTCACTTGGTGGATCTTGCAGGAAGTGAAAGGGTAGATCGCTCTGAGGTAACTGGAGAGAGACTTAGGGAAGCACAACATATAAACAAATCGCTATCTGCCCTTGGAGATGTTATCTTTGCTCTTGCCCAGAAGAGCTCTCATGTACCATACAGAAACAGCAAGCTTACTCAAGTCCTTCAGAGTTCTCTTG GTGGTCAAGCAAAGACTCTTATGTTTGTGCAGCTTAATCCTGATGTGAATTCATTTTCTGAAACTGCAAGTACTTTGAAATTTGCTGAGAGGGTTTCTGGAGTCGAGCTAGGTGCTGCACGGAGTAGCAAAGAGGGCAGGGACGTTAAGGAATTAATGGATCAG GTGGCATCTCTCAAAGACACAATTGCCAAAAAAGATGAGGAGATCGAACGGTTGCAACTACTTAAAGATCTCAAAAATGTACATCCTGGTCTCAACTGTGAGAGAAGTGTTACAGGTTCGTTTAAGTATGGATCTTCCCCACCAAGCAGGAATTTCGTGGGTGGGACTGCTCAACTAAGCCAGAAACTACCAGGTGGGAAAGGCTTAGGACCAGCTGAGAGAGCAGCTTCTGATCAGGACAACAGTTCAGAATACAGTGATAAGCATTCTGATGCTGATTCCCAGCAGTCCATGGAAGACTTTAAACAACCAAATGAATCCCTTCGGAAATCAAAGCTTGCCGGTGGGGACATAGGTCAGAATAATCCTGCAGATGCTTCGACCTTAGGATTTGGGGAGACAGATTGTGACGAGAGATCAAGTGATACATCTGATGGTGGTTTTCCTATGCGAACAGAAAATAATGGCCCTGCTCAATCTAAAGCATCAGAGACCACAGAGAA GTCTAAACCAGCCTCTAGAATAACAAGACCACCGCAAAGAACATTGCGAACTTCATCTCCTCCACCATCACATCTTAAGGATTCTCCAAAGGCGGCAACAG GAATGAGAAGAAGTGCTACTATCAGTGGCACTGGAAGCTCTACTTTCACCAAGCCTCCTAGGCGATGGCAGTAA